One window from the genome of Streptomyces sp. NBC_00287 encodes:
- a CDS encoding TOBE domain-containing protein, whose amino-acid sequence MQSYTIGQAARLLGVSPDTARRWADAGRVATHRDDSGRRLIDGRDLAAFSVELAKTAATPEEEAPYTSARNAFPGIVTAIKLGDVAAQVEIQAGPHRLVSLLTREAVEELGLEVGMEATARVKSTNVHIDRT is encoded by the coding sequence ATGCAGTCCTACACGATCGGCCAGGCCGCACGACTTCTCGGCGTCAGCCCGGACACCGCCCGCCGCTGGGCGGACGCGGGCCGAGTGGCGACCCACCGCGACGACAGTGGCCGACGGCTCATCGACGGGCGGGATCTGGCCGCGTTCTCGGTGGAGCTCGCCAAGACGGCGGCCACGCCCGAGGAGGAGGCGCCGTACACCTCCGCCCGCAACGCCTTCCCCGGCATCGTCACCGCGATCAAACTCGGCGACGTGGCTGCCCAGGTCGAGATCCAGGCCGGCCCGCACCGGCTCGTCTCCCTGCTCACCCGGGAGGCCGTGGAGGAGCTGGGCCTGGAGGTCGGCATGGAGGCCACGGCCCGCGTGAAGTCGACAAACGTACACATCGACCGCACGTAA
- the modA gene encoding molybdate ABC transporter substrate-binding protein yields MTRYARRSRRTAVQATGAGVAVLLLLSACSSSSDSETSTASDSSGSPKLSGTVTVFAAASLQESFTELGKQFEKEHPGTKVTFSFGGSDTLAANITGGAPADVFAAASPKTMAIVTDAKDTADTPVTFVRNQLEIATLPGNPDKISSLKDLGKSGLKVVLCDKTVPCGAAADKALTAAGLKVTPVSYEQDVKGALTKVELKEADAALVYRTDVKAAGDKVEGVDFPEAADAINDYPIALLKDAPNPDAAKAFMELVRSAEGQEVLTEAGFLKP; encoded by the coding sequence ATGACCCGTTACGCCCGCCGGAGTCGCCGTACCGCTGTCCAGGCGACCGGCGCGGGAGTCGCCGTACTGCTCCTGCTGAGCGCCTGCTCCTCCTCGTCCGACTCCGAGACGTCCACGGCGTCGGATTCCTCGGGCTCCCCGAAGCTCTCCGGCACAGTCACCGTCTTCGCCGCAGCCTCCCTCCAGGAGAGCTTCACCGAGCTCGGCAAGCAGTTCGAGAAGGAGCACCCGGGAACCAAGGTCACCTTCAGCTTCGGCGGCAGCGACACCCTCGCCGCGAACATCACGGGCGGCGCCCCCGCCGACGTCTTCGCCGCCGCCAGCCCCAAGACCATGGCGATCGTGACGGACGCGAAGGACACGGCCGACACCCCGGTCACCTTCGTCCGCAACCAACTGGAGATCGCCACCCTGCCGGGCAACCCCGACAAGATCTCCTCCCTCAAGGACCTCGGCAAGTCCGGCCTGAAGGTGGTCCTGTGCGACAAGACGGTGCCGTGCGGAGCCGCGGCCGACAAGGCGCTGACGGCGGCCGGACTCAAGGTCACGCCGGTTTCGTACGAGCAGGACGTCAAGGGCGCCCTGACCAAGGTCGAGCTCAAGGAGGCCGACGCCGCCCTCGTGTACCGGACGGACGTGAAGGCGGCGGGTGACAAGGTGGAGGGCGTGGACTTCCCCGAGGCGGCCGACGCCATCAACGACTACCCGATCGCCCTCCTCAAGGACGCGCCCAACCCGGACGCGGCCAAGGCGTTCATGGAGCTGGTGCGCTCCGCGGAGGGCCAGGAGGTCCTGACCGAGGCCGGGTTCCTGAAGCCGTGA
- the modB gene encoding molybdate ABC transporter permease subunit, with protein MTSTAETLEGGSKRRVRPRMVPLPLLLPALLGLAFLVVPLIALLVRTPWRTLPDQLTSPEVWDALRLSLLCATAATALSLVLGVPLAWLLARTDFPGRGLVRALVTLPLVLPPVVGGVALLLALGRNGVVGQWLDDWFGLTLPFTTAGVVVAETFVAMPFLVISVEGTLRAADPRYEEAATTLGASRFTAFRRVTLPLIAPGIAAGAVLAWARALGEFGATITFAGNFPGRTQTMPLSVYLALQSDPAAAIALSLVLLAVSITVLAALRDRWMATP; from the coding sequence GTGACGAGTACCGCCGAGACGTTGGAGGGCGGCAGCAAGCGCCGCGTCCGGCCCCGTATGGTGCCGCTGCCGCTGCTGCTCCCCGCCCTCCTGGGTCTGGCGTTCCTGGTGGTCCCCCTGATCGCCCTGCTGGTCCGCACCCCCTGGCGCACCCTCCCCGACCAGCTGACCAGCCCAGAGGTATGGGACGCCCTGCGCCTGTCCCTGCTCTGCGCGACAGCGGCCACGGCGCTGAGCCTGGTCCTGGGCGTCCCGCTGGCCTGGCTGCTGGCCAGAACGGACTTCCCGGGCCGCGGCCTGGTCCGAGCCCTGGTGACCCTGCCCCTGGTCCTCCCCCCGGTGGTGGGCGGAGTGGCCCTCCTCCTCGCCCTCGGCCGCAACGGCGTGGTCGGCCAGTGGCTGGACGACTGGTTCGGCCTCACGCTCCCGTTCACTACAGCGGGCGTGGTGGTGGCGGAGACCTTCGTGGCGATGCCGTTCCTGGTCATCAGCGTGGAAGGCACGCTCAGAGCCGCCGACCCCCGCTACGAGGAAGCCGCCACGACGCTGGGCGCGTCCCGCTTCACGGCGTTCCGCAGAGTGACGCTGCCCTTGATCGCCCCGGGCATCGCGGCCGGAGCGGTCCTGGCCTGGGCCCGCGCCCTGGGCGAGTTCGGCGCCACCATCACCTTCGCGGGCAACTTCCCGGGCCGAACCCAGACCATGCCCCTCTCGGTCTACCTGGCCCTCCAATCGGACCCGGCAGCCGCCATCGCCCTGAGCCTGGTGCTCCTGGCGGTATCGATCACGGTATTGGCAGCACTGCGCGACCGCTGGATGGCAACCCCATGA
- a CDS encoding ABC transporter ATP-binding protein yields the protein MTAFTQGDQGLDTHLIVDRDSFHLNVRLKAAPGDVLALLGPNGAGKTTALRALAGLIPLTAGHLRLDGTPLDRTPPENRPVGVVFQDYLLFPHLTALDNVAFGPRCQGATKAESRAQAHTWLNRMGLTDHATAKPRHLSGGQAQRVALARALATNPRLLLLDEPLAALDARTRLEVRAQLRRHLAEFEAVAVLVTHDPLDAMVLADRLVVIEHGRVVQEGTPADIARHPRTDYIAQLVGLNLYKGKAEGHTVHLDAGPTITTTEDLTGPVFVAFPPGAVTLFRDRPTGASARNLWQCHVEGLETHGDQIRADLTGELPLAADLTTVAAAELDLHPGAPVWATVKATQTHAYPA from the coding sequence ATGACCGCCTTCACCCAAGGCGACCAGGGCCTGGACACCCACCTGATCGTCGACCGAGACAGCTTCCACCTGAATGTCAGGCTCAAGGCCGCCCCCGGCGACGTCCTGGCCCTGCTCGGCCCCAACGGCGCAGGCAAAACGACCGCCCTCCGCGCCCTCGCCGGCCTGATCCCCCTCACCGCCGGCCACCTCCGCCTGGACGGCACCCCCCTGGACCGCACACCCCCCGAAAACCGCCCGGTGGGCGTCGTATTCCAGGACTACCTCCTCTTCCCCCACCTCACCGCCCTCGACAACGTCGCCTTCGGCCCCCGCTGCCAAGGCGCCACCAAGGCCGAGTCCCGAGCCCAGGCCCACACCTGGCTCAACCGCATGGGCCTCACCGACCACGCCACCGCCAAGCCCCGCCACCTCTCCGGCGGCCAGGCCCAACGCGTCGCCCTGGCCCGAGCCCTGGCCACCAACCCCCGCCTGCTCCTCCTCGACGAACCCCTGGCAGCCCTGGACGCCCGTACCCGCCTGGAGGTCCGAGCCCAACTCCGCCGCCACCTCGCCGAGTTCGAGGCAGTAGCGGTCCTGGTCACCCACGACCCCCTGGACGCCATGGTCCTGGCGGACCGCCTGGTGGTCATCGAACACGGCCGAGTGGTCCAGGAAGGCACCCCCGCGGACATCGCCCGCCACCCCCGCACGGACTACATCGCCCAACTGGTGGGCCTGAACCTCTACAAGGGCAAGGCGGAAGGCCACACGGTCCACCTGGACGCGGGCCCCACCATCACCACCACGGAAGACCTCACCGGCCCGGTGTTCGTCGCCTTCCCCCCGGGCGCCGTGACCCTGTTCCGCGACCGCCCCACCGGCGCCAGCGCCCGCAACCTCTGGCAGTGCCACGTCGAAGGCCTGGAAACCCACGGCGACCAGATCCGCGCGGACCTCACCGGCGAACTCCCCCTCGCCGCCGACCTCACCACAGTCGCCGCGGCGGAACTCGACCTCCACCCCGGCGCCCCGGTCTGGGCAACAGTCAAGGCGACGCAAACGCACGCGTACCCGGCATAA
- a CDS encoding TOBE domain-containing protein, producing the protein MPLSIRNQLPGTVTAITPGEVMATVKVDLSGGHHLTAAITREAAQDLALTPGSEVRALVKSTEVALATAPVTGLSIRNQLPGTVSEIATGEAMTSIKITVAGGELTSAITTEAATDLGLTPGTPVIALIKSTEISLATP; encoded by the coding sequence ATGCCCCTCAGCATCCGCAACCAACTCCCGGGCACCGTCACCGCCATCACCCCCGGCGAAGTCATGGCCACCGTCAAGGTGGACCTCTCCGGCGGCCACCACCTCACCGCCGCGATCACCAGGGAAGCAGCCCAAGACCTGGCCCTCACCCCAGGCTCCGAAGTACGGGCCCTGGTGAAGTCGACGGAAGTCGCACTCGCCACCGCCCCCGTCACCGGCCTCTCGATCCGCAACCAACTACCGGGCACGGTAAGCGAGATCGCCACCGGCGAAGCGATGACCTCGATCAAAATCACGGTCGCCGGCGGCGAACTGACCTCAGCGATCACCACGGAAGCAGCCACCGACCTGGGCCTGACCCCCGGCACCCCCGTGATCGCCCTGATCAAGTCGACCGAGATCTCCCTGGCAACCCCCTGA
- the gcvP gene encoding aminomethyl-transferring glycine dehydrogenase encodes MTAHRIPLSELEQGIPFEQRHIGPDHEARAKMLAQVGYGSLDELTAAAVPDVIKNADALDLPGARTEAEVLAELRSLADRNQVLDSMIGLGYYGTFTPPVILRNVMENPAWYTAYTPYQPEISQGRLEALLNFQTMVADLTGLPTSGASLLDEGTAAAEAMALSRRMGKNKKGLFLIDADALPQTIAVIETRAEPTGVEVVVADLSDGIPAEIAEREINGVLIQYPGASGAVRDIKPLIEQAHELGALVTVAADLLALTLLTSPGELGADIAVGTTQRFGVPMGFGGPHAGYMAVHEKFARSLPGRLVGVSVDADGNRAYRLALQTREQHIRREKATSNICTAQVLLAVMAGMYAVYHGPEGLKGIAARVHRYATILAAGLTAGGVEVVHGSFFDTLTVRVPGRAAEVVAAARENSVNLRLVDADHVSVACDETTGRAQLGAVWSAFGVDGDIEALDAGVEDALPQALLRGDEVLTHPVFHQHRSETAMLRYLRRLADRDYALDRGMIPLGSCTMKLNATTEMEPVTWPEFGQMHPFAPAEQAQGYLTLIRELEERLSEVTGYDKVSLQPNAGSQGELAGLLAVRGYHRANGDEQRTVCLIPSSAHGTNAASAVMAGMKVVVVKTAEDGEIDVEDLRAKIEQYRDELSVLMITYPSTHGVFEEHVADICAQVHEAGGQVYVDGANLNALVGLAKPGHFGGDVSHLNLHKTFCIPHGGGGPGVGPVGVRAHLAPYLPNHPLQPAAGPETGVGPISAAPWGSAGILPISWSYVRLMGGEGLKRATQVAVLSANYIAKRLEPHYPVLYTGPGGLVAHECIIDLRPLTKATGVSVDDVAKRLIDYGFHAPTMSFPVAGTLMIEPTESEDLIELDRFCEAMIAIRAEIEKVGSGEWAADDNPLRNAPHTADSLGGEWKHAYSREEAVFPDGVSAADKYWPPVRRIDQAFGDRNLVCSCPPLDAYDD; translated from the coding sequence ATGACCGCCCATCGCATTCCGCTCTCCGAGCTCGAACAAGGGATCCCCTTCGAGCAGCGTCATATTGGTCCTGATCATGAGGCTCGGGCCAAGATGCTCGCGCAGGTCGGCTACGGCTCGCTCGACGAGCTCACCGCCGCCGCGGTGCCGGATGTGATCAAGAACGCCGACGCCCTCGACCTGCCGGGCGCGCGTACCGAGGCCGAGGTGCTCGCCGAGCTGCGGTCGCTCGCTGACCGCAACCAGGTGCTCGACTCCATGATCGGGCTCGGGTACTACGGGACCTTCACCCCGCCCGTCATCCTGCGCAATGTCATGGAGAACCCGGCCTGGTACACGGCCTACACGCCGTACCAGCCCGAGATCTCCCAGGGGCGGCTCGAAGCCCTGCTGAACTTCCAGACCATGGTCGCCGACCTGACCGGGCTGCCCACCTCCGGTGCCTCGCTGCTCGACGAGGGGACGGCCGCGGCCGAGGCCATGGCCCTGTCCCGGCGCATGGGCAAGAACAAGAAGGGCCTCTTCCTGATCGACGCGGACGCCCTTCCGCAGACCATCGCCGTGATCGAGACGCGGGCCGAGCCGACCGGCGTGGAGGTCGTGGTCGCCGACCTCAGCGACGGCATTCCGGCCGAGATCGCCGAGCGCGAGATCAACGGCGTACTGATCCAGTACCCGGGCGCCTCCGGTGCCGTACGGGACATCAAGCCCCTCATCGAGCAGGCCCATGAGCTCGGCGCGCTGGTCACCGTCGCCGCCGATCTGCTCGCGCTGACGCTGCTGACGTCGCCGGGTGAGCTCGGCGCGGACATCGCGGTCGGTACCACCCAGCGATTCGGTGTGCCGATGGGCTTCGGCGGTCCGCACGCCGGCTACATGGCCGTACACGAGAAGTTCGCGCGCAGCCTGCCCGGGCGGCTGGTGGGCGTGTCCGTGGACGCCGACGGGAACAGGGCCTACCGGCTCGCACTGCAGACGCGTGAGCAGCACATCCGTCGTGAGAAGGCCACCAGCAACATCTGTACGGCGCAGGTGCTGCTCGCCGTCATGGCCGGGATGTACGCCGTCTACCACGGGCCCGAGGGGCTCAAGGGCATCGCCGCGCGGGTCCACCGGTACGCCACGATCCTCGCCGCGGGGCTCACCGCGGGCGGAGTCGAGGTCGTGCACGGTTCGTTCTTCGACACGCTCACCGTGCGGGTCCCGGGGCGGGCAGCCGAGGTCGTCGCCGCCGCGCGGGAGAACAGTGTCAACCTGCGTCTTGTCGACGCCGACCACGTTTCCGTCGCCTGTGACGAGACGACCGGCCGGGCTCAGCTGGGCGCCGTGTGGAGCGCCTTCGGGGTCGACGGGGACATCGAGGCGCTGGACGCCGGGGTCGAGGACGCGCTGCCGCAGGCGTTGCTGCGCGGGGACGAGGTCCTGACGCACCCGGTCTTCCACCAGCACCGCTCCGAGACCGCCATGCTGCGCTACCTGCGCCGGCTGGCCGACCGTGACTACGCGCTCGACCGCGGCATGATCCCGCTGGGCTCCTGCACGATGAAGCTCAACGCGACGACCGAGATGGAGCCGGTCACCTGGCCGGAGTTCGGGCAGATGCACCCCTTCGCGCCCGCCGAGCAGGCGCAGGGCTACCTCACGCTCATCCGTGAGCTGGAGGAACGTCTCTCCGAGGTCACCGGGTACGACAAGGTCAGCCTGCAGCCGAACGCCGGCTCGCAGGGTGAGCTGGCCGGTCTGCTCGCCGTACGCGGCTACCACCGGGCCAACGGTGACGAGCAGCGCACCGTCTGCCTCATCCCGTCCTCCGCGCACGGCACCAACGCCGCCAGCGCCGTGATGGCCGGCATGAAGGTCGTCGTCGTCAAGACCGCCGAGGACGGCGAGATCGACGTCGAGGACCTGCGGGCGAAGATCGAGCAGTACCGCGACGAACTGTCGGTGCTGATGATCACGTACCCCTCGACGCACGGTGTCTTCGAGGAGCATGTCGCCGACATCTGTGCGCAGGTGCACGAGGCCGGTGGGCAGGTCTACGTCGACGGCGCCAACCTCAACGCCCTGGTGGGGCTTGCCAAGCCGGGCCACTTCGGCGGTGACGTCTCGCATCTGAACCTGCACAAGACCTTCTGCATCCCGCACGGCGGCGGTGGTCCGGGTGTCGGTCCGGTCGGTGTGCGCGCGCACCTGGCGCCGTATCTGCCGAACCACCCGCTGCAGCCCGCGGCCGGTCCCGAGACGGGTGTCGGGCCGATCTCGGCGGCGCCGTGGGGCTCCGCGGGGATCCTGCCGATCTCGTGGTCGTACGTCCGGCTCATGGGCGGCGAGGGGCTCAAGCGGGCCACGCAGGTCGCGGTGCTCAGCGCCAACTACATCGCCAAGCGGCTGGAGCCGCACTACCCGGTGCTGTACACCGGTCCCGGCGGGCTCGTCGCGCACGAGTGCATCATCGATCTGCGTCCGCTGACGAAGGCGACCGGTGTGAGCGTCGACGATGTCGCCAAGCGGCTCATCGACTACGGCTTCCACGCGCCGACGATGTCCTTCCCGGTGGCCGGCACGCTGATGATCGAGCCGACCGAGTCCGAGGACCTGATCGAGCTGGACCGGTTCTGCGAGGCGATGATCGCCATTCGCGCGGAGATCGAGAAGGTCGGTTCCGGGGAGTGGGCCGCGGACGACAACCCGCTGCGGAACGCTCCGCACACCGCTGACTCGCTGGGCGGGGAGTGGAAGCACGCGTACAGCCGTGAGGAGGCCGTGTTCCCGGATGGGGTCTCGGCCGCGGACAAGTACTGGCCGCCGGTGCGCCGTATCGACCAGGCCTTCGGCGACCGGAACCTGGTGTGCTCCTGCCCGCCGTTGGACGCGTACGACGACTGA
- a CDS encoding PRC-barrel domain-containing protein, translating to MQTDIDPRNLIGRKAFDRNGTKIGTIDEVYLDDATGVPEWAAIRTGLFSRDAFVPLEPSELVEGTLHVPFDRSLIKDAPDFGVGRHLSPEQELQLYHHYGLDITATPPPPDHDFGNLAGTEDADT from the coding sequence GTGCAGACCGACATCGATCCGCGCAACCTGATCGGCCGCAAGGCGTTCGACCGTAACGGTACGAAGATCGGCACGATCGACGAGGTCTACCTCGACGACGCGACCGGCGTACCGGAGTGGGCAGCCATACGCACCGGCCTGTTCAGCAGAGACGCGTTCGTCCCCCTGGAGCCCAGCGAACTCGTGGAAGGCACCCTGCACGTCCCCTTCGACCGCTCCCTGATCAAGGACGCCCCCGACTTCGGAGTAGGCCGCCACCTCTCCCCCGAACAAGAACTCCAGCTCTACCACCACTACGGCCTGGACATCACCGCAACACCCCCACCCCCAGACCACGACTTCGGCAACTTGGCAGGCACGGAGGACGCGGACACCTGA
- a CDS encoding DNA polymerase IV — protein MRNAPTILHLDMDAFFASAEQASKPSLRGKAVIVGGLGPRGVVATCSYEARVFGVHSAMPMAQARRLAPNAAYLVPRFSFYRSISEQVMELLGALSPLVEPLSLDEAFVDLEAGGTAWDAESARLAGVKLRADIRAVTGLTGSVGLAASKMLAKIASEQAKPDGLVLIEPGTERALLGPLSVRTLPGVGPATGDHLRRAGIHTVDELAEAGEDELVRLLGKAHGHALYAMALARDERPVVAERETKSVSVEDTYDVDIHDRVRVGLEVARLADRCVRRLRGAGLSGRTIVLKVRRYDFSTLTRSETLRGPTDDPAVVREAAARLLESVDTTGGVRLLGVGVSGLADFTQEDLFAQAAGEGVADDVGEEGEVEAAGREVVLPGERRWAAGHDVRHAEFGHGWVQGSGVGRVTVRFETPDSGPGRVRTFLVDDPELSVAEPLPLVPRRPGASVDGVRA, from the coding sequence GTGAGAAACGCGCCCACGATCCTGCATCTCGACATGGATGCCTTCTTCGCTTCGGCGGAGCAGGCGTCTAAGCCGAGTCTGCGCGGGAAGGCCGTCATCGTGGGCGGGCTCGGGCCTCGTGGTGTGGTGGCGACGTGTTCGTACGAGGCACGGGTATTTGGTGTTCATTCGGCCATGCCCATGGCGCAAGCCCGGCGGCTCGCGCCGAACGCCGCGTATCTCGTGCCGCGCTTCAGCTTCTACCGTTCGATCAGTGAGCAGGTCATGGAGCTGCTGGGGGCGCTGTCGCCGTTGGTGGAGCCGCTCAGCCTGGACGAGGCCTTCGTGGACCTGGAGGCCGGGGGTACGGCCTGGGACGCGGAGTCGGCGAGGCTGGCGGGGGTGAAGCTGCGCGCCGACATACGGGCGGTCACGGGGCTGACGGGGTCGGTGGGGCTCGCGGCGTCCAAGATGCTGGCGAAGATCGCCTCGGAGCAGGCCAAGCCGGACGGTCTTGTGCTGATCGAGCCGGGGACCGAGCGGGCGTTGCTCGGGCCGCTGTCGGTGCGGACCCTGCCGGGGGTCGGGCCGGCTACGGGGGACCATCTGCGGCGGGCCGGGATCCATACGGTCGATGAGCTGGCCGAGGCGGGGGAGGACGAGCTCGTGCGGCTGCTGGGCAAGGCGCATGGGCATGCGCTGTACGCCATGGCGCTGGCGCGGGACGAGCGGCCCGTTGTGGCCGAGCGGGAGACGAAGTCGGTGTCCGTGGAGGACACGTACGACGTCGACATCCATGATCGGGTGCGGGTCGGGCTTGAGGTGGCGCGGCTGGCGGATCGGTGCGTGCGGCGGCTGCGGGGGGCCGGGTTGTCCGGGCGGACGATCGTGTTGAAGGTGCGGCGGTACGACTTTTCCACGCTGACTCGGTCCGAGACGTTGCGTGGGCCTACGGATGATCCGGCGGTCGTGCGGGAGGCTGCGGCTCGGTTGTTGGAGTCGGTGGACACGACCGGGGGTGTGCGGTTGCTGGGGGTGGGGGTCAGTGGGCTTGCCGACTTCACGCAGGAGGATCTTTTCGCGCAGGCCGCGGGGGAGGGGGTGGCGGATGACGTGGGGGAGGAGGGGGAGGTTGAGGCTGCTGGTCGGGAGGTTGTGTTGCCTGGGGAGCGGCGGTGGGCTGCGGGGCATGATGTGCGGCATGCCGAGTTCGGGCATGGGTGGGTGCAGGGGAGTGGGGTGGGGCGGGTGACTGTGCGGTTCGAGACGCCGGATTCTGGGCCGGGGCGGGTGCGGACGTTTTTGGTGGACGATCCTGAGTTGTCGGTGGCGGAGCCGTTGCCGCTGGTGCCGCGAAGACCTGGGGCTTCTGTGGACGGGGTTCGGGCGTGA
- a CDS encoding MerR family transcriptional regulator, protein MRSSGDGTAGGAPGRGLGASGPYPLHGSAADHAPQRPAAVPSGGGVAPMASEEIGYRGPTACAAAGITYRQLDYWARTGLVEPSVRPAYGSGTQRLYSFRDVVVLKIVKRFLDTGVSLQNIRTTVQHLRERGFRDLERMTLMSDGATVYECTSPDEVHALLQGGQGVFGIAVGVVWRDVESALSQLHGERIDTGETLVGHNPADELARRRNRAV, encoded by the coding sequence GTGAGAAGCAGCGGCGACGGTACGGCTGGGGGTGCCCCCGGACGCGGTCTCGGGGCGAGCGGTCCGTACCCGCTTCACGGCAGCGCGGCCGACCACGCTCCGCAGCGACCGGCGGCCGTGCCGAGCGGCGGAGGGGTGGCGCCCATGGCGTCCGAGGAGATCGGCTATCGCGGGCCTACGGCCTGCGCGGCCGCCGGCATCACCTATCGGCAACTGGACTACTGGGCGCGCACCGGGCTCGTCGAGCCGAGTGTGCGCCCTGCCTACGGTTCGGGGACGCAGCGGCTGTACAGCTTCCGGGACGTCGTCGTCCTGAAGATCGTCAAGCGGTTCCTGGACACCGGTGTCTCGCTGCAGAACATCCGTACCACGGTGCAGCATCTGCGGGAGCGAGGGTTTCGGGACCTGGAGCGCATGACGCTGATGAGCGACGGTGCCACGGTCTACGAGTGCACCTCGCCGGACGAGGTCCATGCGCTGCTCCAGGGCGGGCAGGGCGTCTTCGGGATCGCCGTCGGTGTGGTGTGGCGGGACGTGGAGAGCGCGCTGTCCCAGCTGCACGGGGAGCGGATCGACACCGGGGAGACGTTGGTCGGCCACAACCCGGCGGACGAGCTGGCGCGGCGGCGGAACCGGGCGGTCTGA
- a CDS encoding bifunctional nuclease family protein, with the protein MNELDVVGVRVEMPSNQPIVLLREVGGDRYLPIWIGPGEATAIAFAQQGMAPARPLTHDLFKDVLEAVGQELTEVRITDLREGVFYAELVFASGVEVSARPSDAIALALRTGTPIYGSDGVLDDAGIAIPDEQEDEVEKFREFLDQISPEDFGTSSQ; encoded by the coding sequence GTGAACGAGCTCGATGTCGTAGGTGTCCGGGTCGAAATGCCCTCCAACCAACCGATCGTGCTCCTGCGCGAAGTGGGAGGCGACCGTTACCTCCCCATCTGGATCGGCCCGGGGGAGGCGACGGCCATTGCCTTCGCTCAGCAGGGCATGGCCCCCGCGCGACCGCTGACCCACGACCTGTTCAAGGACGTGCTGGAGGCCGTCGGCCAGGAGCTCACCGAAGTGCGCATCACGGACCTGCGTGAAGGCGTCTTCTACGCGGAGCTGGTCTTCGCCAGCGGGGTCGAGGTGAGCGCCCGCCCGTCCGATGCCATAGCGCTGGCCCTGCGCACCGGAACGCCGATCTACGGCAGCGACGGCGTGCTCGACGACGCGGGCATCGCGATTCCGGACGAGCAGGAGGACGAGGTGGAGAAGTTCCGCGAGTTCCTCGACCAGATCTCGCCCGAGGACTTCGGCACCAGCAGCCAGTGA
- the ftsR gene encoding transcriptional regulator FtsR, translated as MLQTPSGGAGHGTAATDSGLMSIGTVLTVLRDEFPEVTISKIRFLESEGLVEPQRTPSGYRKFSADDVERLGHVLRMQRDHYLPLKVIREHLDAMERGEAVPLPTVGRQRDGEAVAEFSEAPTAARIGRSELLAAAEIGERDLEEWESYGLIAPLPDGAYDAEAVTVASLVAELGRFGIEPRHLRVMKAAADREAGLVDQVVAPLRRHRNPQTRAHAEARTKELAGLTVKLHAALVKTALGVRLP; from the coding sequence ATGCTTCAAACACCGAGCGGCGGTGCCGGACACGGCACCGCCGCCACGGACAGTGGGCTGATGAGCATCGGCACGGTGCTGACCGTGCTGCGCGACGAGTTCCCCGAAGTCACCATCTCCAAGATCCGTTTCCTGGAGTCCGAGGGCCTCGTCGAGCCGCAGCGGACCCCGTCGGGGTACCGCAAGTTCAGCGCGGACGACGTCGAGCGACTCGGCCATGTCCTGAGGATGCAGCGGGACCACTATTTGCCCCTGAAGGTGATCCGGGAGCACCTCGACGCCATGGAGCGGGGCGAGGCCGTACCCCTGCCCACCGTGGGCCGACAGCGCGACGGGGAGGCCGTAGCGGAATTCTCCGAGGCTCCCACGGCTGCTCGGATCGGGCGGAGCGAGCTGCTGGCCGCCGCCGAGATCGGCGAGCGGGACCTTGAGGAGTGGGAGTCGTACGGGCTGATCGCTCCGCTGCCGGACGGGGCGTATGACGCCGAGGCGGTCACTGTGGCCTCGCTCGTCGCCGAGCTGGGGCGGTTCGGGATCGAACCGCGGCACCTGCGGGTGATGAAGGCCGCAGCGGACCGTGAGGCCGGGCTCGTGGACCAGGTCGTGGCACCGCTCAGGCGCCACCGCAACCCGCAGACCAGGGCGCATGCCGAGGCCCGTACCAAGGAGCTGGCGGGGCTCACGGTGAAACTGCACGCCGCGCTCGTGAAGACCGCGCTCGGAGTACGGCTGCCCTGA